Proteins encoded in a region of the Psychromicrobium lacuslunae genome:
- a CDS encoding VOC family protein has product MISSRFPNVVLDCPDPAALGRFYAEIVDGRLNLSDDWAELESSLGQSICFQQVADYNPPQWPNQEVPQQFHLDFFVADLDVAEAAVLQLGATKHQNQPGTSFRVYLDPAGHPFCLCVE; this is encoded by the coding sequence ATGATTAGTTCACGATTCCCCAATGTTGTGTTGGACTGTCCGGATCCCGCCGCACTCGGGCGTTTTTACGCCGAAATAGTGGACGGCAGGCTGAATCTCTCTGATGACTGGGCTGAACTCGAATCCAGTCTGGGGCAGAGCATCTGCTTCCAGCAGGTCGCCGACTACAACCCGCCGCAGTGGCCGAACCAAGAAGTGCCTCAGCAATTTCATCTTGATTTTTTCGTCGCCGATCTCGATGTGGCGGAGGCCGCCGTGCTCCAGTTGGGTGCTACCAAGCATCAGAATCAGCCCGGTACCAGCTTCCGGGTCTATCTCGACCCGGCGGGCCACCCTTTCTGTTTGTGTGTCGAGTAG